From a single Rhodococcus qingshengii JCM 15477 genomic region:
- a CDS encoding DedA family protein — MTLASGSFSPLETAGPLLVWIIVVTFVFIECAIILGLFLPGDSLLITAGIVLAGHESGAGHVWALSVGAMIAAIAGNQVGYVIGHRTGNHIKARKGGKYFTEKNLHRVNILLEKHGFWAVLIARWVPWVRTLCPMVAGAAKMNHTRYTIASTIGAIIWAPVLLLLGFYGGSFLDRVPWLLPAVLIVMMVSLVIGTALGIWQYRKEMARPAEDVEVEEVLD, encoded by the coding sequence ATGACGCTCGCATCCGGCAGTTTCTCCCCGCTCGAGACTGCCGGGCCTCTGTTGGTCTGGATCATCGTCGTCACGTTCGTCTTCATCGAGTGCGCGATCATCCTCGGGTTGTTTCTCCCCGGTGATTCGCTTCTGATCACAGCCGGAATCGTTCTTGCCGGCCACGAATCCGGCGCGGGCCACGTGTGGGCGTTGTCTGTCGGTGCGATGATCGCGGCCATTGCCGGCAACCAGGTCGGGTACGTCATCGGCCACCGGACCGGCAATCACATCAAAGCCCGTAAGGGCGGCAAGTACTTCACCGAGAAGAACCTGCACCGCGTGAACATCCTGTTGGAAAAACACGGGTTCTGGGCGGTCCTGATTGCTCGCTGGGTTCCGTGGGTGCGCACCCTGTGCCCGATGGTCGCGGGCGCAGCCAAGATGAACCACACGCGCTACACCATCGCGAGCACCATCGGCGCGATCATCTGGGCGCCCGTGCTCCTGCTACTCGGTTTCTACGGTGGCTCGTTCCTCGATCGCGTGCCGTGGTTGCTGCCCGCCGTGCTGATCGTGATGATGGTCAGCTTGGTCATCGGTACTGCGCTGGGAATCTGGCAGTACCGCAAGGAGATGGCCCGACCGGCCGAAGACGTCGAGGTCGAAGAAGTCCTCGACTAG
- a CDS encoding GTP-binding protein, with protein MKQLPVTVLSGFLGAGKTTLLNHILANRDGRRVAVIVNDMSEINIDAALVAGQGHLDRTEEKLVELTNGCICCTLREDLIDAVGALAREGRFDQLVIESTGISEPMPVAATFDWEFEDGFSLGSLAKLDTMVTVVDASTFLGELAKGERLDERNLEAGEGDGRSISDLLVDQVEFADVILLNKTDLVSPRAAGTVEATLRRLNPTAQLIRTDHGNVTLDRVLETGLYNPELAAQVPGWDEELAGGHTPETEEYGIRSVTYRASRPFHPARLEAALGQFAGLLRSKGFCWIASRPEFAAIWSQAGPNLVIEPAQLWASAAEVPGQEIVFIGVKLDPAEPSRILDPALLTDDELREGPRAWTRYEDPLPAWDQSHLH; from the coding sequence ATGAAGCAGCTACCGGTAACCGTGCTGTCCGGATTTCTGGGCGCAGGCAAGACCACACTCCTCAACCACATTCTCGCCAATCGCGATGGCCGTAGGGTCGCCGTCATCGTCAACGACATGAGCGAGATCAACATCGACGCGGCCCTCGTCGCGGGCCAGGGTCATCTCGACCGCACGGAAGAGAAGTTGGTCGAGCTGACCAACGGATGCATCTGCTGCACGCTGCGTGAGGATCTGATCGACGCCGTCGGCGCCCTGGCCCGAGAGGGGCGATTCGATCAGTTGGTGATCGAGTCCACCGGCATCTCCGAACCGATGCCGGTGGCGGCCACCTTCGACTGGGAATTCGAGGACGGTTTCAGCCTCGGCTCGCTCGCGAAGCTCGACACCATGGTGACCGTGGTGGACGCGTCGACCTTCCTCGGCGAGCTGGCAAAAGGCGAACGACTGGACGAGCGCAACCTCGAAGCCGGGGAGGGGGACGGACGCAGCATCTCCGATCTCCTGGTCGATCAGGTGGAGTTCGCCGACGTCATCTTGCTGAACAAAACCGACCTGGTGAGCCCGCGGGCGGCAGGAACCGTCGAGGCGACGCTTCGTAGGCTCAACCCCACCGCTCAACTGATTCGAACAGATCACGGCAACGTCACCCTCGACCGTGTCCTCGAAACCGGTCTCTACAACCCGGAACTTGCTGCGCAGGTACCCGGTTGGGACGAGGAACTGGCCGGTGGGCACACCCCGGAAACCGAGGAATACGGAATACGCAGCGTCACATACCGCGCCTCGCGACCCTTTCATCCGGCGCGACTCGAGGCCGCGCTCGGTCAGTTCGCCGGACTCCTGCGGAGCAAGGGATTCTGCTGGATCGCCAGTCGGCCCGAGTTCGCCGCGATCTGGTCGCAGGCAGGCCCCAACCTCGTCATCGAACCGGCTCAACTGTGGGCGTCGGCGGCGGAGGTGCCAGGGCAGGAGATCGTGTTCATCGGAGTGAAACTGGACCCGGCGGAGCCGTCACGAATCCTCGATCCGGCTCTGCTGACCGATGACGAACTACGTGAAGGACCGCGGGCATGGACTCGCTACGAAGACCCGCTGCCGGCGTGGGACCAGAGCCACCTGCACTGA
- a CDS encoding LLM class flavin-dependent oxidoreductase, which yields MSDSPRQLSLNAFIHPAGHHEAAWRHPWTTPERLFDVTYFQEIARTAEAAKFDGIFFADGPALRSDVEHGPAGTLEPITLLTAIAVVTERIGLIATASTTYYEPYNLARLFASLDHISNGRAGWNIVTTGTDLAAANFGLAKHPDHGDRYSRAREFVDAVVRLWDSWEDDAISLDRENGIYADRNKIHEINYVGRHLRVRGPFNAPRTPQGYPVLVQAGASNDGRAFAGQYAEAIFTAHQRLSDAQAFYTDIKSRAAQFGRNPDHVKILPGISPFIGDTEEQAKALEREFNELTSPEYGLAQLGALTGTDVRNLELDAPVPVELFAAAGDVTDNKQSRLQVIAGIVERERPTVRGLLHRLAGARGHRVFAGTAEQVADTIEEWFTSGAADGFNVMPPYYPGGLEIFTERVVPILQDRGLFRTEYTGTTLRDHFGLPRPESQFSGSASAAQ from the coding sequence ATGTCTGATTCTCCGCGCCAACTGAGCCTCAACGCGTTCATCCACCCCGCCGGTCATCACGAAGCGGCGTGGCGTCATCCGTGGACAACCCCGGAACGTCTGTTCGACGTCACGTATTTCCAGGAGATCGCTCGCACTGCTGAGGCGGCGAAGTTCGACGGAATCTTCTTCGCCGACGGTCCCGCGTTGCGCAGCGACGTCGAGCACGGTCCCGCAGGGACATTGGAGCCGATCACCTTGTTGACGGCCATTGCAGTGGTGACCGAGCGAATCGGATTGATCGCGACGGCGTCGACCACGTACTACGAGCCGTACAACCTGGCTCGGCTGTTCGCCTCGCTCGACCACATCTCGAACGGACGCGCGGGGTGGAACATCGTCACCACGGGTACGGATCTGGCGGCAGCCAACTTCGGGCTGGCCAAGCACCCGGATCACGGGGACCGGTATTCGCGTGCAAGGGAATTCGTCGACGCGGTGGTGCGGTTGTGGGACAGCTGGGAGGACGACGCGATCAGTCTGGACCGGGAGAACGGAATCTACGCGGACAGAAACAAGATTCACGAGATCAACTACGTCGGGCGGCATCTTCGGGTGCGGGGACCGTTCAACGCACCGCGAACGCCGCAGGGATACCCGGTGCTGGTGCAGGCCGGTGCGTCCAACGACGGTCGCGCGTTTGCCGGTCAGTATGCGGAGGCGATTTTCACAGCGCACCAGAGACTTTCCGATGCGCAGGCGTTCTACACCGACATCAAGTCGAGGGCTGCGCAGTTCGGGCGCAACCCCGATCATGTCAAGATTCTGCCGGGAATCAGCCCGTTCATCGGTGACACCGAGGAACAAGCCAAGGCGCTCGAGCGAGAATTCAACGAGTTGACCTCGCCGGAGTACGGGCTCGCGCAACTCGGTGCACTCACCGGGACCGATGTTCGGAATCTGGAACTGGATGCACCGGTTCCCGTCGAATTGTTCGCGGCGGCAGGTGATGTCACCGACAACAAGCAAAGTAGATTGCAGGTGATCGCCGGCATCGTCGAGCGTGAGCGTCCGACGGTTCGGGGACTGCTTCATCGTTTGGCGGGTGCGCGCGGACACCGGGTGTTTGCCGGAACCGCCGAGCAGGTGGCTGACACGATCGAGGAATGGTTCACCAGCGGTGCTGCTGACGGCTTCAACGTCATGCCGCCGTACTACCCGGGTGGGCTCGAGATCTTCACCGAGCGTGTGGTCCCGATCCTGCAGGATCGCGGTCTTTTCCGGACTGAATACACGGGTACGACCCTTCGTGATCATTTCGGTTTGCCGAGGCCCGAGAGCCAGTTCTCGGGTAGTGCCTCTGCAGCGCAGTAG
- a CDS encoding VTT domain-containing protein: MNVQAATESVTNLALLPGFLDPVNLLNSFGTWVLVGLLLVVFIESGLLFPLLPGDSLLFTAGLIAASKSTEIEPFAPLWVLLVTIPIAAILGDQVGFYIGAKGGTALFKTDDARFFKKKYIDESHAFFEKHGPITIILARFVPIVRTFAPVVAGASKMKYSLFLTYNIVGGILWGAGVTLLGYLLGQIEFIRDNVDYIFILIVLVSVLPIVFEIGKRILASRRGETANTSTTDNSTVTVPEDPTP; the protein is encoded by the coding sequence GTGAATGTGCAGGCAGCAACTGAATCCGTGACGAACCTGGCCTTGCTGCCCGGCTTCCTCGATCCCGTGAACCTCTTGAATTCCTTCGGAACGTGGGTTCTGGTGGGATTGCTTCTGGTGGTCTTCATCGAATCAGGCCTGCTGTTTCCGCTCTTGCCCGGCGATTCGCTCCTCTTCACCGCAGGGCTGATCGCGGCGTCCAAGTCCACCGAGATCGAACCGTTCGCGCCGCTGTGGGTGCTCCTGGTGACCATTCCGATCGCCGCGATTCTGGGTGACCAAGTCGGGTTCTACATCGGCGCCAAGGGCGGAACTGCCCTGTTCAAGACGGACGACGCGCGGTTCTTCAAGAAGAAGTACATCGACGAGTCACACGCCTTCTTCGAAAAGCACGGCCCGATCACCATTATCCTGGCTCGGTTCGTGCCGATCGTGCGTACTTTTGCTCCGGTTGTCGCCGGCGCTTCGAAGATGAAGTACTCACTGTTCCTGACGTACAACATCGTCGGCGGCATCCTGTGGGGTGCCGGCGTGACTTTGCTCGGCTACCTCCTGGGGCAGATCGAATTCATCCGCGACAATGTCGACTACATCTTCATCTTGATCGTCCTGGTGTCGGTTCTGCCGATCGTCTTCGAAATCGGGAAACGAATTCTGGCGTCGAGACGTGGTGAAACGGCGAATACTTCCACTACGGACAATTCGACGGTGACAGTCCCCGAAGACCCCACCCCCTGA
- a CDS encoding GNAT family N-acetyltransferase has translation MSRVVVAEFVPSGATATVLHQWCEVFAEGQRHLSGTAPTATALMEMIEAEDNSADVRRWIARDAGTDEVLGIAQARRNSAEADLAEFRMYVTPHAQRRGVGRALAELVEVDIAGFGVRRIRVTALVGSAAEHFLRSFDGHRVLLRLANQVQHLSPPTAHSTRPGYRIVSWRNRTPDELIHSFSEALNRLLDAPGAELQVPERNWGADEVRSWEQKMTGGSQVLLVCCAVDDSVGEVAAATVVTVDEHDSTHASQHDTVVLPQHRGHGLAQWVKEQQASVLAAEFPSVRKIYTTVNAENHPMLTVNRSLGYQTVAERILVEIRRAESAQHKPR, from the coding sequence GTGAGCCGCGTAGTTGTAGCCGAGTTCGTACCGTCCGGAGCGACAGCAACTGTTCTTCATCAGTGGTGTGAGGTGTTCGCCGAAGGCCAGCGTCACCTGTCCGGGACTGCGCCGACAGCGACTGCGCTGATGGAAATGATCGAGGCCGAGGACAATTCGGCCGATGTACGGCGTTGGATTGCACGCGACGCCGGCACCGACGAGGTCCTCGGCATCGCCCAGGCACGACGCAACTCGGCCGAAGCCGATCTCGCAGAGTTTCGGATGTACGTGACACCCCACGCGCAGCGACGAGGGGTAGGACGAGCGCTTGCCGAACTCGTCGAAGTCGACATCGCCGGGTTCGGCGTGCGAAGAATCAGAGTGACGGCGCTCGTCGGAAGCGCAGCCGAGCATTTCCTGCGATCGTTCGACGGTCACCGCGTGTTGCTTCGGTTGGCCAACCAGGTTCAGCACCTCAGCCCTCCCACCGCACACAGCACCCGCCCCGGCTATCGAATCGTCAGTTGGCGCAACCGAACCCCGGACGAGCTGATCCACTCCTTCTCGGAGGCATTGAACCGACTCCTCGACGCGCCGGGCGCTGAACTGCAGGTGCCCGAACGTAATTGGGGAGCCGACGAGGTCAGATCGTGGGAACAGAAGATGACGGGTGGCTCTCAAGTACTCCTGGTGTGCTGCGCGGTCGACGACAGCGTCGGCGAAGTAGCCGCAGCGACAGTGGTGACGGTGGACGAACATGACAGCACCCACGCATCGCAGCACGACACCGTGGTACTTCCCCAGCACCGCGGACACGGTCTCGCTCAGTGGGTCAAGGAGCAACAAGCGTCTGTGTTGGCAGCTGAATTTCCCTCCGTGCGAAAGATTTACACAACGGTGAACGCGGAGAATCACCCGATGCTGACCGTCAATCGGAGCCTGG